In Paractinoplanes brasiliensis, the following proteins share a genomic window:
- a CDS encoding EAL domain-containing protein: MGKQGPVVGVLSTSFGGFYYGALLAGIQAEVAAHGGRIIAIQTLDAGTFNRDFQDPPPFPHQVAWDYIDGFVTLLTGASSAYLRAAQATGRPVVVISARPEGVSCPIVLPDNKPGIRAAMRHLIEHGHRRIAFAGHLGQSDALERYEAYREVMDEHRLDPEGLHFDTGGMQERGGEQAAEAMLAAGLPSTAVLCGNDENAFGVLRALTAVGCQLPADQAVIGFDDMMGGAAIIPSLTTLRQPLGDIARLAANLALRLVNGEQVPDEEHRMPAHLVIRESCGCPGPLALASEHSDDGSGREGLLTQIRTVVGCETPSPSSDARKTALEMSVESIASTLDDAASGVPTPVGAGLRRMLLPVAHRLVDYEAAVAVMRLIRDHGRALRLAAGGDRTVHRPIEDLVHQIFVVLAHTQVSREAERGRSAMAALGTQYAVSMELLRSQERDPRSLEWLRATDIRAGCLGLWPGQRNATGGTLDVIATYDRAAGTTTSGGGRTKIERFPPPGLLATADTGAGDMIYIAHLKVGDGDWGMFALVGPVQGELAEGRETMNQWAALLSVALEHESVLQSLREQEEVLRRAALYDDLTGLPNRGQFRDRLMLAMDRARRRPEYGYAVLLLDLDGFKVVNDSLGHEAGDQLLQEVSRRVAAVLRTNEVAARLGGDEFAVLIEDIAGPDAPGAVAERLQAAVSAPCRLGDTDVTVTASIGIAVGSDSYVDTQAVMRDADAAMYFAKSSGKRTHALFAPSMHASALDRLRTGAELRHAIDNGQLELFYQPIVALDSGMVTGVEALLRWRHPTRGLLVPPVFLPIAEESDLGTKIGAWVLRTASRQIAAWRCLPGRESMRMSVNVSDRQFRHGNLIEDVVEALAAADADPSCLAVEITEGVIMRDARHATRTLTDLIAMGAEVHIDDFGTGYSSLEALHDLPFDALKIDRSFVSRLAGSPRSRELVRTIVTMGLNLQLKVIAEGIETEEELALVRELGCTHGQGYLFSRPVPAGEIEPLVRRPGSLFTAGVGGAPAG, from the coding sequence ATGGGGAAACAGGGTCCGGTCGTAGGTGTGCTGTCGACCTCGTTCGGCGGCTTCTACTACGGCGCGCTGTTGGCGGGCATCCAGGCCGAGGTGGCGGCGCACGGCGGCCGGATCATCGCGATCCAGACGCTGGACGCGGGCACCTTCAACCGGGACTTCCAGGACCCGCCGCCGTTTCCCCACCAGGTGGCCTGGGACTACATCGACGGGTTCGTGACGTTGCTGACCGGCGCGAGCTCGGCCTACCTCCGGGCGGCCCAGGCGACCGGACGGCCCGTCGTCGTGATCAGCGCACGCCCCGAGGGGGTGAGCTGCCCCATCGTCCTGCCCGACAACAAACCGGGCATCCGCGCCGCGATGCGGCATCTGATCGAGCACGGCCACCGCCGGATCGCGTTCGCCGGGCACCTGGGCCAGTCCGACGCTCTGGAACGCTATGAGGCCTACCGCGAGGTCATGGACGAGCACCGCCTCGATCCGGAGGGGCTGCACTTCGACACCGGTGGCATGCAGGAGAGGGGCGGGGAGCAGGCGGCCGAGGCGATGCTGGCGGCCGGCCTCCCGTCGACGGCGGTGCTGTGCGGCAACGACGAGAACGCCTTCGGCGTCCTGCGGGCGCTCACCGCCGTGGGCTGCCAGCTGCCCGCGGACCAGGCCGTGATCGGGTTCGACGACATGATGGGCGGCGCCGCCATCATTCCCAGCCTGACCACCCTGCGGCAACCGCTCGGCGACATCGCCCGGCTGGCCGCGAACCTCGCACTGCGGCTGGTGAACGGCGAGCAGGTCCCGGACGAGGAGCACCGGATGCCGGCGCACCTGGTGATCCGCGAGTCGTGCGGCTGCCCGGGCCCGCTGGCGCTGGCATCCGAGCATTCCGACGACGGGTCCGGCCGCGAGGGGTTGCTGACCCAGATCCGTACGGTGGTCGGCTGCGAAACCCCGTCCCCGTCCTCCGACGCCCGGAAGACCGCACTCGAGATGTCGGTCGAGAGCATCGCCTCGACACTCGACGACGCCGCCTCGGGTGTCCCCACGCCGGTCGGTGCCGGGCTGCGCCGGATGCTGCTGCCGGTCGCCCACCGGCTGGTGGACTACGAGGCGGCGGTGGCCGTGATGCGGCTGATCCGCGACCACGGCCGGGCGCTGCGGCTCGCGGCAGGCGGCGACCGCACGGTGCACCGGCCGATCGAGGACCTCGTGCACCAGATCTTCGTGGTGCTGGCCCACACGCAGGTGTCGCGCGAGGCGGAACGCGGCCGGTCGGCCATGGCGGCGCTCGGCACCCAGTACGCCGTGAGCATGGAGCTGTTGCGCAGCCAGGAACGGGACCCGCGCTCGCTGGAGTGGCTGCGGGCCACCGACATCCGCGCCGGCTGCCTGGGGCTGTGGCCGGGCCAGCGCAACGCCACCGGCGGCACGCTCGACGTGATCGCGACCTACGACCGGGCGGCCGGGACCACCACCTCGGGCGGCGGCCGGACCAAAATCGAGCGGTTTCCGCCGCCCGGTCTGCTGGCGACGGCCGACACTGGCGCCGGCGACATGATCTACATCGCCCATCTCAAGGTCGGCGACGGCGACTGGGGCATGTTCGCCCTGGTCGGGCCGGTCCAGGGGGAACTGGCCGAGGGCCGGGAGACGATGAACCAATGGGCGGCCCTGCTCAGCGTCGCCCTGGAACACGAATCGGTCCTCCAGAGCCTGCGCGAGCAGGAGGAAGTGCTGCGGAGGGCCGCCCTCTACGACGACCTGACCGGGCTGCCCAACCGCGGCCAGTTCCGCGACCGGCTGATGCTGGCGATGGACCGGGCCCGGCGCCGGCCGGAATACGGCTACGCCGTCCTCCTGCTCGACCTGGACGGTTTCAAGGTGGTCAACGACAGCCTCGGCCACGAGGCGGGCGACCAGCTGCTCCAAGAGGTGTCCCGCCGGGTCGCCGCGGTGCTGCGGACCAACGAGGTGGCGGCCCGGCTCGGCGGCGACGAGTTCGCCGTCCTGATCGAGGACATCGCCGGGCCGGACGCCCCGGGCGCGGTGGCCGAGCGGCTGCAGGCGGCCGTGTCCGCGCCCTGCCGCCTGGGCGACACCGACGTCACCGTCACGGCCAGCATCGGCATCGCGGTCGGTTCCGACAGCTACGTCGACACGCAGGCGGTGATGCGCGACGCCGACGCCGCCATGTACTTCGCCAAGAGCAGCGGCAAGCGTACGCACGCGCTGTTCGCGCCGTCGATGCACGCGTCGGCGCTCGACCGGCTGCGCACCGGGGCGGAGCTGCGGCACGCCATCGACAACGGGCAGCTGGAGCTCTTCTACCAGCCGATCGTGGCCCTGGACAGTGGCATGGTGACCGGGGTGGAGGCGCTCCTGCGCTGGCGGCACCCGACCCGGGGCCTGCTGGTGCCTCCGGTCTTCCTGCCGATCGCCGAGGAGAGCGACCTCGGCACCAAGATCGGTGCGTGGGTGCTGCGCACGGCCAGCCGGCAGATCGCGGCGTGGCGCTGTCTGCCCGGCCGCGAGTCGATGCGGATGAGCGTCAACGTCTCCGACCGCCAGTTCCGGCACGGCAATCTGATCGAGGACGTGGTGGAGGCGCTGGCTGCGGCCGACGCCGATCCGAGCTGCCTGGCGGTCGAGATCACCGAGGGCGTGATCATGCGTGACGCCCGGCACGCCACCCGCACGCTCACCGATCTCATCGCGATGGGCGCCGAGGTGCACATCGACGACTTCGGGACGGGCTACTCCTCGCTGGAGGCGCTGCACGACCTGCCGTTCGACGCGCTGAAGATCGACCGTTCGTTCGTGTCGCGCTTGGCCGGCAGCCCGCGCAGCCGGGAGCTCGTGCGTACGATCGTCACGATGGGTCTCAACCTTCAGCTCAAGGTCATCGCCGAGGGCATCGAGACCGAGGAGGAGCTCGCCCTGGTCCGCGAGCTGGGCTGCACGCACGGCCAGGGCTATCTGTTCTCCCGGCCGGTGCCGGCCGGTGAGATCGAGCCCCTGGTGCGTCGGCCGGGGTCGCTCTTCACGGCCGGGGTCGGTGGCGCACCGGCCGGGTGA
- a CDS encoding DUF4360 domain-containing protein: protein MKKSARTAIAAALGTVLVLSLPASAGAAEVDASVPDGAGAAEVDASVPDGAVTVEVVAANGSGCAPGTATVTANSDRTGFRVRYRDFVAESGSSTDVTDRRKNCQLGVVVSVPAGWTFAIAEASYRGRARLAAGSTGLQRTNYYWQGSAANNRTDESFTGPLYGNWSTHDVAPALIYVPCAEERVLNINTELRVNGGASGQTSSMSMTSSDGDVDTLFNFAWTRC from the coding sequence ATGAAGAAAAGCGCGCGCACTGCGATCGCCGCCGCACTGGGCACAGTCCTCGTGCTGTCCCTGCCCGCTTCGGCCGGCGCCGCCGAGGTCGACGCGTCCGTTCCGGACGGGGCCGGCGCCGCCGAGGTCGACGCGTCCGTTCCGGACGGCGCCGTGACCGTCGAGGTGGTGGCCGCCAACGGCTCAGGCTGCGCGCCGGGCACCGCCACCGTCACCGCCAACAGCGACCGCACCGGCTTCCGGGTGCGCTACCGCGACTTCGTGGCCGAGTCGGGCAGCTCCACCGACGTCACCGACCGGCGGAAGAACTGCCAGCTCGGCGTGGTCGTGTCGGTCCCGGCCGGGTGGACCTTCGCAATCGCCGAGGCAAGCTACCGCGGCCGGGCGCGGCTCGCCGCCGGCTCGACCGGTCTGCAGCGCACCAACTATTACTGGCAGGGCTCCGCCGCGAACAACCGCACCGACGAGAGCTTCACCGGCCCCCTCTACGGCAACTGGTCCACCCACGATGTGGCGCCCGCGTTGATCTACGTGCCCTGCGCCGAGGAGCGCGTCCTCAACATCAACACCGAGCTGCGGGTGAACGGCGGTGCCTCAGGCCAGACCAGCAGCATGTCGATGACGTCCAGCGACGGCGACGTCGACACCCTCTTCAACTTCGCCTGGACCAGGTGCTGA
- a CDS encoding DUF4360 domain-containing protein: MRKLLVRGGAALALLVSSLMVSSPARAGNIMDDPPSDRIVIDLVAMAGSGCPPGTAAVAVSPDNTAFTTIYSEYVAEAGPGIASTQGRKNCQLNVLVNVPQGFTFAIAKVDYRGYGLLQQGAVASQRANYYFQGMSQSTYVNHPIAAPLDDNWMFSDDVPVAAMVWHPCGERRNLNINTELRVSKGTSRDASYLAMDSIDGSITTTYHFAWQRCR; encoded by the coding sequence ATGCGTAAATTGCTGGTGCGTGGGGGAGCCGCACTTGCGCTACTCGTCTCGTCGTTGATGGTGAGCTCGCCGGCCCGAGCCGGGAACATCATGGACGACCCGCCGTCCGACAGGATCGTCATCGACCTCGTGGCAATGGCCGGCTCGGGCTGCCCGCCCGGCACGGCGGCGGTCGCGGTGTCACCCGACAACACAGCGTTCACCACGATCTACAGCGAGTACGTGGCCGAGGCCGGCCCAGGCATCGCGAGCACGCAGGGCCGCAAGAACTGCCAGCTCAACGTGCTGGTCAACGTGCCGCAGGGATTCACCTTCGCGATCGCCAAGGTGGACTACCGGGGGTACGGGCTGCTGCAGCAGGGCGCGGTCGCCTCGCAGCGGGCCAACTACTACTTCCAGGGCATGAGCCAGAGCACGTACGTCAACCACCCGATCGCCGCTCCACTCGACGACAACTGGATGTTCAGCGACGACGTCCCGGTCGCCGCAATGGTCTGGCACCCGTGCGGCGAGCGGCGCAACCTCAACATCAACACTGAGCTGCGGGTCTCCAAGGGAACATCAAGGGACGCCAGCTACCTCGCCATGGACTCCATCGACGGCAGCATCACCACCACCTACCACTTCGCGTGGCAGCGCTGCCGCTGA
- a CDS encoding LLM class flavin-dependent oxidoreductase, producing MTDLSVLVLPDRHPTSAWLAEVVEAERAGVHTVWTYDHLTWPLLRDNPWYGCVPLLAAAAGATERVRLGVQVATPNYRHPVPFAKELMTLDQLSGGRLEVGLGAGTESLDALVLGEPRLTPRERMDRFAEWIGLLDKLLVEPVVTAHGERYHAVDAHQLPGCVQTPRVPFTVAGTGPRSLGLVARHGQAWVTYGPYGPAVSPEEWFAALEKQSGQLDAVLEGRRIRRIVNVGLESYWPFESRDRYADTVGRLAALGFDEVSVHWPRPDGRGVPAKALADVLAVHNL from the coding sequence ATGACCGATCTGTCGGTGCTGGTGCTTCCCGACCGCCACCCCACGAGCGCCTGGCTGGCCGAGGTGGTCGAGGCGGAGCGGGCCGGGGTGCACACCGTCTGGACGTACGACCACCTGACCTGGCCGCTGCTGCGCGACAACCCCTGGTACGGCTGCGTGCCGCTGCTCGCCGCCGCGGCCGGGGCCACCGAGCGGGTCCGCCTCGGCGTGCAGGTCGCCACGCCCAACTACCGCCACCCGGTGCCGTTCGCCAAGGAGCTGATGACCCTCGACCAGCTCAGCGGCGGCCGCCTCGAGGTCGGCCTGGGCGCCGGCACCGAGAGCCTGGACGCGCTGGTGCTGGGCGAGCCGCGGCTGACCCCGCGCGAGCGCATGGACCGCTTCGCCGAGTGGATCGGGCTGCTCGACAAGCTGCTGGTCGAGCCCGTCGTCACCGCCCACGGCGAGCGCTACCACGCGGTCGACGCCCACCAGCTGCCCGGCTGTGTGCAGACGCCGCGGGTGCCGTTCACCGTGGCCGGCACCGGTCCGCGCTCGCTGGGCCTGGTCGCCAGGCACGGCCAGGCCTGGGTCACGTACGGCCCGTACGGTCCCGCCGTGAGCCCCGAGGAGTGGTTCGCCGCCCTCGAGAAGCAGTCCGGGCAGCTCGACGCGGTGCTCGAGGGCCGCCGGATCCGCCGGATCGTCAACGTGGGCCTCGAGTCGTACTGGCCGTTCGAGAGCCGCGACCGCTACGCCGACACCGTCGGCCGCCTCGCCGCGCTGGGCTTCGACGAGGTCAGCGTGCACTGGCCGCGTCCCGACGGCCGCGGCGTCCCTGCGAAGGCCCTGGCGGACGTGCTGGCCGTGCACAACCTCTAG
- a CDS encoding ornithine cyclodeaminase family protein, with product MISAEQVLALGFPRAVEALREALGGGLDPESEPARSRVALGGGEVLIMPSGDDRIAGVKLVGIAPGNPARGLPRIHGTYVLFDAPTLAPRAVLDGAALTLLRTPAVSALGVDLVAPPGVRKLVVFGTGPQARGHIEALRAVRPIDSVRVVGRSHERTTRFAGEIAKAEVADADAVADADIVACCTTAREPLFDGRRLKPGAVVVAVGSHEPEAREVDTETVRRCGALVESRAVAVREAGDIIQAGLDETELVTFADLVRGTIPARPRLIKTVGMGWEDLVIAAAVVEALG from the coding sequence ATGATCTCGGCCGAACAGGTGCTCGCGCTGGGCTTTCCGCGCGCGGTCGAGGCTCTGCGCGAGGCCCTCGGCGGCGGTCTCGACCCCGAGTCCGAGCCGGCCCGCTCGCGAGTGGCGCTCGGCGGCGGCGAGGTGCTCATCATGCCGTCCGGTGACGATCGCATCGCCGGCGTCAAACTGGTCGGCATCGCTCCCGGCAACCCGGCCCGTGGCCTGCCCCGCATCCACGGCACGTACGTGCTGTTCGACGCGCCCACGCTGGCGCCGCGGGCCGTGCTCGACGGCGCCGCGCTCACCTTGTTGCGCACCCCGGCCGTCTCGGCGCTCGGTGTCGACCTCGTCGCGCCGCCCGGCGTCCGCAAGCTCGTCGTCTTCGGCACAGGTCCGCAGGCGCGCGGTCACATCGAGGCGCTGCGGGCGGTGCGTCCCATTGACTCCGTACGAGTCGTCGGGCGCAGCCACGAGCGGACCACCCGATTCGCCGGGGAGATCGCCAAGGCCGAGGTGGCCGACGCGGACGCGGTGGCCGACGCCGACATCGTGGCCTGCTGCACCACCGCGCGCGAGCCGCTCTTCGACGGTCGCCGGCTGAAACCAGGCGCTGTCGTGGTCGCCGTCGGCTCGCACGAGCCCGAGGCCCGCGAGGTCGACACCGAGACCGTGCGACGCTGCGGCGCGCTGGTCGAGTCGCGCGCGGTGGCCGTACGGGAAGCCGGTGACATCATTCAGGCCGGCCTCGACGAGACTGAGCTCGTGACCTTCGCCGACCTGGTCCGGGGAACCATCCCCGCCCGGCCCAGGCTGATCAAGACCGTGGGGATGGGCTGGGAGGACCTCGTGATCGCGGCCGCAGTGGTGGAGGCGCTGGGATGA
- a CDS encoding radical SAM/SPASM domain-containing protein: protein MRNVGLIVKATRLCNLRCTYCHDWAAGPGQTMRLPVLAALVARALGDPEHGSVDFIWHGGETTLLPMDFYRRAIFLQQRLRRPGQSVRNIIQTNGTRLTDAWARFLAAYGFGVGISLDGPPHIHDRHRRTVSGRPTFADVEAGIAVLRRHGVDFTVLMVLGEEAVRAGARVTLEAMAALGVTRYSLLSVKPVNQPNARPGTPIAGYLDPQRTTAFLAELYDCWRERGDAAIDVRELRSVENRIRLGAAGSCTLAGGCLGSFYLVEPSGEVAHCDLFRGDDRYTLGHVEIDSFAAMRAGPAMAALRAEEAAAHERMRRCPEYAVCNGWCPHERYVSRRHHPGHRDECCGLRPLIEHIRTRLSAPWAAADPIGV from the coding sequence ATGAGGAACGTCGGGCTCATCGTCAAGGCGACCCGGCTGTGCAACCTCCGCTGCACGTACTGTCACGACTGGGCGGCGGGCCCCGGGCAGACCATGCGACTGCCGGTCCTGGCGGCGCTCGTCGCGCGGGCGCTGGGGGACCCCGAGCACGGCTCGGTGGACTTCATCTGGCACGGCGGCGAGACCACGCTGCTGCCGATGGACTTCTACCGCAGGGCGATCTTCCTGCAGCAGCGCCTGCGCCGCCCCGGCCAGTCAGTGCGCAACATCATCCAGACCAACGGCACGCGGCTGACGGACGCCTGGGCGCGGTTCCTGGCCGCGTACGGCTTCGGGGTCGGCATCAGTCTCGACGGCCCGCCGCACATCCACGACCGGCACCGGCGAACGGTCTCGGGGCGGCCGACGTTCGCCGACGTGGAGGCGGGAATCGCCGTGCTGCGCCGCCATGGTGTGGACTTCACCGTGCTGATGGTGCTGGGTGAGGAGGCCGTCCGGGCCGGTGCCCGGGTCACGCTGGAGGCGATGGCCGCGCTGGGCGTCACCCGCTACTCGCTGCTCAGCGTGAAGCCCGTCAACCAGCCGAACGCCCGGCCCGGCACACCGATCGCCGGCTACCTCGACCCGCAGCGCACGACGGCGTTCCTCGCGGAGCTGTACGACTGCTGGCGGGAGCGGGGCGACGCGGCGATCGACGTCCGGGAGCTGCGGTCGGTCGAGAACCGGATCCGGCTCGGCGCGGCCGGCAGCTGCACCCTCGCCGGCGGCTGTCTGGGCTCGTTCTACCTCGTCGAGCCGTCGGGCGAGGTCGCACACTGCGACCTGTTCCGCGGCGACGACCGCTACACCCTAGGCCACGTGGAGATTGACTCCTTCGCGGCGATGCGTGCAGGCCCGGCCATGGCCGCGCTGCGGGCGGAGGAGGCGGCCGCGCACGAACGGATGCGGCGCTGCCCCGAGTACGCCGTCTGCAACGGCTGGTGCCCGCACGAGCGGTACGTGTCGCGGCGGCACCATCCCGGGCATCGGGACGAGTGCTGCGGGCTGCGGCCGCTCATCGAACACATCAGGACGCGGCTGAGTGCGCCGTGGGCGGCGGCGGACCCCATCGGTGTGTGA
- a CDS encoding alpha/beta hydrolase, producing the protein MTHPPVPFDPELAAALAALGDQVPTAITPDMIAAARQATDPAMAPPTDEELSLGGTYTVAERVVPGPADAPDISLLICTPAGADSACPAIYYTHGGGMILGDNRNGMAGMVEIAARYGAVVVSVEYRLAPETRHPGPIEDVYAGLVWTAKNAAELGIDPDRILIAGGSAGGGLTAALGLLARDRGGPAVLGQLLMCPMLDDRNDSVSAEQMAGRGVWDRTANATGWGALLGDAAGGPDVSPYAAPARATDLSGLPPAFIDVGSAETFRDEDVAYATAIWQAGGRAELHVWPGGYHGFEAFAPAAAVSQDAKAARLRWLDRLFA; encoded by the coding sequence ATGACACACCCGCCCGTACCCTTCGACCCCGAACTCGCCGCCGCCCTCGCCGCGCTCGGCGACCAGGTCCCCACCGCGATCACCCCCGACATGATCGCGGCCGCGCGGCAGGCGACCGACCCGGCCATGGCGCCGCCGACCGACGAGGAGCTCAGCCTCGGCGGCACCTACACGGTCGCCGAGCGGGTCGTGCCCGGCCCGGCCGACGCCCCCGACATCTCGCTGCTCATCTGCACCCCGGCCGGCGCCGACAGCGCGTGCCCGGCGATCTACTACACCCACGGCGGCGGGATGATCCTCGGCGACAACCGCAACGGCATGGCCGGCATGGTGGAGATCGCGGCCCGCTACGGCGCCGTCGTCGTCTCGGTCGAATACCGGCTCGCCCCCGAGACCCGGCACCCGGGGCCGATCGAGGACGTCTACGCCGGCCTGGTCTGGACCGCCAAGAACGCGGCCGAGCTCGGCATCGACCCCGACCGGATTCTCATCGCCGGCGGCAGCGCGGGCGGCGGCCTCACCGCGGCGCTCGGCCTGCTGGCCCGCGACCGGGGCGGCCCGGCCGTCCTCGGCCAGTTGCTGATGTGCCCGATGCTCGACGACCGCAACGACTCGGTGTCGGCCGAGCAGATGGCGGGCCGCGGCGTCTGGGACCGCACCGCCAACGCCACCGGCTGGGGAGCCCTGCTCGGCGACGCGGCCGGCGGCCCCGACGTCTCGCCGTACGCCGCGCCGGCTCGGGCGACCGACCTGTCCGGGCTGCCGCCCGCCTTCATCGACGTCGGCTCGGCCGAGACCTTCCGCGACGAGGACGTCGCCTACGCCACCGCCATCTGGCAGGCGGGCGGGCGTGCCGAACTGCACGTCTGGCCCGGCGGCTACCACGGCTTCGAGGCGTTCGCCCCGGCCGCCGCGGTCAGCCAGGACGCCAAGGCCGCCCGGCTGCGGTGGCTGGACCGCCTCTTCGCCTGA
- a CDS encoding helix-turn-helix domain-containing protein — protein MKDLAVRLEALDADAGAALRVIAYFDSLTESRAGLQAIVRGAAVLAGVPARLDDAERRVHVRITPAGVSEASAEPADTGWPRTEIGARAVLALERTGEPGPVDAMILERAAGAARAVLDRTRGRAPAEDPALVELIVDAAAPLSVREVAARKLGLDGPVRAAARPAGPLVLPAGAAVPPGRIGLGPAVPVADLPASYAAARVALRFAADGTDDDPGPPVVAYESLGGLALLAAAPLPEAIPDLDALAHAMASAPWALATLQAFADTASLRAAATALRLHHSTLQDRIIHLEHLLGWPTRTTAGKLRLQIALALRRLARHP, from the coding sequence ATGAAGGATCTCGCGGTGCGGCTCGAGGCGCTGGACGCGGACGCCGGGGCCGCGCTGCGGGTCATCGCCTACTTCGACAGCCTCACCGAGTCGCGGGCCGGCCTGCAGGCGATCGTCCGCGGCGCGGCGGTGCTGGCCGGCGTTCCCGCCCGGCTCGACGACGCCGAGCGGCGGGTGCACGTGCGGATCACGCCCGCCGGGGTCAGCGAGGCCTCCGCGGAGCCGGCGGACACGGGCTGGCCGCGTACCGAAATCGGTGCGCGAGCCGTGCTCGCGCTGGAGCGGACCGGTGAGCCCGGCCCGGTCGACGCCATGATCCTGGAGCGGGCCGCCGGGGCGGCCCGGGCGGTCCTCGACCGCACCCGGGGCCGGGCCCCGGCGGAAGACCCGGCGCTGGTCGAGCTGATCGTCGACGCCGCGGCGCCGCTTTCCGTACGCGAGGTGGCCGCGCGCAAACTCGGCCTCGACGGCCCGGTGCGGGCCGCCGCCCGCCCGGCCGGCCCGCTCGTGCTGCCGGCCGGCGCCGCCGTCCCGCCCGGCCGGATCGGGCTCGGCCCCGCCGTCCCGGTCGCCGACCTGCCGGCCTCCTACGCCGCGGCCCGCGTCGCGCTGCGCTTCGCCGCCGACGGCACCGACGACGACCCCGGCCCGCCCGTCGTCGCCTACGAGTCGCTGGGCGGCCTCGCCCTGCTCGCCGCCGCGCCGCTGCCCGAGGCGATCCCCGACCTCGACGCGCTGGCCCACGCGATGGCGAGCGCGCCGTGGGCCCTGGCCACCCTGCAGGCCTTCGCCGACACGGCCAGCCTGCGCGCCGCCGCGACCGCCCTGCGGCTGCACCACTCGACGCTGCAGGACCGGATCATCCACCTCGAACACCTGCTCGGATGGCCGACGCGCACCACCGCCGGGAAGCTGCGGCTGCAAATCGCGCTGGCCCTGCGCCGCCTCGCCCGGCACCCGTGA